In Humulus lupulus chromosome 7, drHumLupu1.1, whole genome shotgun sequence, the following are encoded in one genomic region:
- the LOC133792744 gene encoding uncharacterized protein LOC133792744 isoform X4: MFKKLGAKNVQAGVGCGVGFGHGFGIAHRIVENSNFFCSMTKVMTKLGLGPKLPFGQGALPSSLQGGMSMLSNSSSQNPMGSIMQLATKVPDHASQSLTGYENKSTDSSYTITSSSKNSSIETPFGSMTEKVLSNFLQSPVLKGEGSELNEVDGRQRSENTMLHMVLKHQKVIEELKEENEKLRQILVEELKIPFEKLHTNSSSKNNYPCSDCFECRRRHRKKID, encoded by the exons AT GTTTAAGAAGCTTGGAGCTAAGAACGTTCAAGCTGGCGTAGGATGTGGAGTTGGTTTTGGCCATGGTTTTGGAATTG CCCACCGCATTGTAGAAAATTCAAACTTCTTTTGTT CCATGACAAAGGTGATGACGAAGTTAGGCCTTGGTCCCAAATTACCTTTTGGTCAAGGTGCTCTTCCAAGTTCATTACAAGGAGGTATGAGCATGCTGAGTAATTCTTCAAGCCAAAATCCAATGGGAAGTATCATGCAGTTGGCAACAAAAGTTCCAGACCACGCTTCTCAAAGTTTGACTGGATATGAAAATAAAAGTACAGATTCAAGTTACACAATTACTTCGTCATCAAAAAACTCTTCAATTGAGACACCCTTTGGTAGTATGACAGAAAAGGTTCTCAGTAATTTTCTACAGAGTCCAGTTTTGAAGGGAGAAGGAAGCGAACTAAATGAAGTG GATGGACGGCAGAGATCAGAAAACACCATGCTACACATG GTATTGAAACACCAGAAAGTAATTGAAGAGTTGAAGGAGGAGAATGAGAAGCTTCGCCAAATACTAGTTGAAGAGCTGAAAATACCGTTTGAAAAGCTGCACACGAATTCTTCAAGTAAAAATAATTATCCATGTTCTGATTGTTTTGAATGTAGAAGAAGACATAGGAAAAAAATAGACTGA
- the LOC133792744 gene encoding uncharacterized protein LOC133792744 isoform X5 produces MFKKLGAKNVQAGVGCGVGFGHGFGIAMTKVMTKLGLGPKLPFGQGALPSSLQGGMSMLSNSSSQNPMGSIMQLATKVPDHASQSLTGYENKSTDSSYTITSSSKNSSIETPFGSMTEKVLSNFLQSPVLKGEGSELNEVDGRQRSENTMLHMVLKHQKVIEELKEENEKLRQILVEELKIPFEKLHTNSSSKNNYPCSDCFECRRRHRKKID; encoded by the exons AT GTTTAAGAAGCTTGGAGCTAAGAACGTTCAAGCTGGCGTAGGATGTGGAGTTGGTTTTGGCCATGGTTTTGGAATTG CCATGACAAAGGTGATGACGAAGTTAGGCCTTGGTCCCAAATTACCTTTTGGTCAAGGTGCTCTTCCAAGTTCATTACAAGGAGGTATGAGCATGCTGAGTAATTCTTCAAGCCAAAATCCAATGGGAAGTATCATGCAGTTGGCAACAAAAGTTCCAGACCACGCTTCTCAAAGTTTGACTGGATATGAAAATAAAAGTACAGATTCAAGTTACACAATTACTTCGTCATCAAAAAACTCTTCAATTGAGACACCCTTTGGTAGTATGACAGAAAAGGTTCTCAGTAATTTTCTACAGAGTCCAGTTTTGAAGGGAGAAGGAAGCGAACTAAATGAAGTG GATGGACGGCAGAGATCAGAAAACACCATGCTACACATG GTATTGAAACACCAGAAAGTAATTGAAGAGTTGAAGGAGGAGAATGAGAAGCTTCGCCAAATACTAGTTGAAGAGCTGAAAATACCGTTTGAAAAGCTGCACACGAATTCTTCAAGTAAAAATAATTATCCATGTTCTGATTGTTTTGAATGTAGAAGAAGACATAGGAAAAAAATAGACTGA
- the LOC133792744 gene encoding uncharacterized protein LOC133792744 isoform X2, whose protein sequence is MERTPSFHLNLFPLSLFLSSILNVCSSQKLGFFLSLFPLQHLFFFVFFQFKKLGAKNVQAGVGCGVGFGHGFGIAMTKVMTKLGLGPKLPFGQGALPSSLQGGMSMLSNSSSQNPMGSIMQLATKVPDHASQSLTGYENKSTDSSYTITSSSKNSSIETPFGSMTEKVLSNFLQSPVLKGEGSELNEVDGRQRSENTMLHMVLKHQKVIEELKEENEKLRQILVEELKIPFEKLHTNSSSKNNYPCSDCFECRRRHRKKID, encoded by the exons ATGGAAAGAACCCCTTCATTCCATTTGAACCTCTTTCCcctttccctctttctctcttcaaTTCTGAATGTGTGTTCCTCTCagaaattagggttttttcttTCCCTCTTTCCTCTTCAACATCTCttcttctttgttttctttcAGTTTAAGAAGCTTGGAGCTAAGAACGTTCAAGCTGGCGTAGGATGTGGAGTTGGTTTTGGCCATGGTTTTGGAATTG CCATGACAAAGGTGATGACGAAGTTAGGCCTTGGTCCCAAATTACCTTTTGGTCAAGGTGCTCTTCCAAGTTCATTACAAGGAGGTATGAGCATGCTGAGTAATTCTTCAAGCCAAAATCCAATGGGAAGTATCATGCAGTTGGCAACAAAAGTTCCAGACCACGCTTCTCAAAGTTTGACTGGATATGAAAATAAAAGTACAGATTCAAGTTACACAATTACTTCGTCATCAAAAAACTCTTCAATTGAGACACCCTTTGGTAGTATGACAGAAAAGGTTCTCAGTAATTTTCTACAGAGTCCAGTTTTGAAGGGAGAAGGAAGCGAACTAAATGAAGTG GATGGACGGCAGAGATCAGAAAACACCATGCTACACATG GTATTGAAACACCAGAAAGTAATTGAAGAGTTGAAGGAGGAGAATGAGAAGCTTCGCCAAATACTAGTTGAAGAGCTGAAAATACCGTTTGAAAAGCTGCACACGAATTCTTCAAGTAAAAATAATTATCCATGTTCTGATTGTTTTGAATGTAGAAGAAGACATAGGAAAAAAATAGACTGA
- the LOC133792744 gene encoding uncharacterized protein LOC133792744 isoform X1, translating to MERTPSFHLNLFPLSLFLSSILNVCSSQKLGFFLSLFPLQHLFFFVFFQFKKLGAKNVQAGVGCGVGFGHGFGIAHRIVENSNFFCSMTKVMTKLGLGPKLPFGQGALPSSLQGGMSMLSNSSSQNPMGSIMQLATKVPDHASQSLTGYENKSTDSSYTITSSSKNSSIETPFGSMTEKVLSNFLQSPVLKGEGSELNEVDGRQRSENTMLHMVLKHQKVIEELKEENEKLRQILVEELKIPFEKLHTNSSSKNNYPCSDCFECRRRHRKKID from the exons ATGGAAAGAACCCCTTCATTCCATTTGAACCTCTTTCCcctttccctctttctctcttcaaTTCTGAATGTGTGTTCCTCTCagaaattagggttttttcttTCCCTCTTTCCTCTTCAACATCTCttcttctttgttttctttcAGTTTAAGAAGCTTGGAGCTAAGAACGTTCAAGCTGGCGTAGGATGTGGAGTTGGTTTTGGCCATGGTTTTGGAATTG CCCACCGCATTGTAGAAAATTCAAACTTCTTTTGTT CCATGACAAAGGTGATGACGAAGTTAGGCCTTGGTCCCAAATTACCTTTTGGTCAAGGTGCTCTTCCAAGTTCATTACAAGGAGGTATGAGCATGCTGAGTAATTCTTCAAGCCAAAATCCAATGGGAAGTATCATGCAGTTGGCAACAAAAGTTCCAGACCACGCTTCTCAAAGTTTGACTGGATATGAAAATAAAAGTACAGATTCAAGTTACACAATTACTTCGTCATCAAAAAACTCTTCAATTGAGACACCCTTTGGTAGTATGACAGAAAAGGTTCTCAGTAATTTTCTACAGAGTCCAGTTTTGAAGGGAGAAGGAAGCGAACTAAATGAAGTG GATGGACGGCAGAGATCAGAAAACACCATGCTACACATG GTATTGAAACACCAGAAAGTAATTGAAGAGTTGAAGGAGGAGAATGAGAAGCTTCGCCAAATACTAGTTGAAGAGCTGAAAATACCGTTTGAAAAGCTGCACACGAATTCTTCAAGTAAAAATAATTATCCATGTTCTGATTGTTTTGAATGTAGAAGAAGACATAGGAAAAAAATAGACTGA
- the LOC133792744 gene encoding uncharacterized protein LOC133792744 isoform X3 yields MERTPSFHLNLFPLSLFLSSILNVCSSQKLGFFLSLFPLQHLFFFVFFQFKKLGAKNVQAGVGCGVGFGHGFGIAHRIVENSNFFCSMTKVMTKLGLGPKLPFGQGALPSSLQGGMSMLSNSSSQNPMGSIMQLATKVPDHASQSLTGYENKSTDSSYTITSSSKNSSIETPFGSMTEKVLSNFLQSPVLKGEGSELNEVVLKHQKVIEELKEENEKLRQILVEELKIPFEKLHTNSSSKNNYPCSDCFECRRRHRKKID; encoded by the exons ATGGAAAGAACCCCTTCATTCCATTTGAACCTCTTTCCcctttccctctttctctcttcaaTTCTGAATGTGTGTTCCTCTCagaaattagggttttttcttTCCCTCTTTCCTCTTCAACATCTCttcttctttgttttctttcAGTTTAAGAAGCTTGGAGCTAAGAACGTTCAAGCTGGCGTAGGATGTGGAGTTGGTTTTGGCCATGGTTTTGGAATTG CCCACCGCATTGTAGAAAATTCAAACTTCTTTTGTT CCATGACAAAGGTGATGACGAAGTTAGGCCTTGGTCCCAAATTACCTTTTGGTCAAGGTGCTCTTCCAAGTTCATTACAAGGAGGTATGAGCATGCTGAGTAATTCTTCAAGCCAAAATCCAATGGGAAGTATCATGCAGTTGGCAACAAAAGTTCCAGACCACGCTTCTCAAAGTTTGACTGGATATGAAAATAAAAGTACAGATTCAAGTTACACAATTACTTCGTCATCAAAAAACTCTTCAATTGAGACACCCTTTGGTAGTATGACAGAAAAGGTTCTCAGTAATTTTCTACAGAGTCCAGTTTTGAAGGGAGAAGGAAGCGAACTAAATGAAGTG GTATTGAAACACCAGAAAGTAATTGAAGAGTTGAAGGAGGAGAATGAGAAGCTTCGCCAAATACTAGTTGAAGAGCTGAAAATACCGTTTGAAAAGCTGCACACGAATTCTTCAAGTAAAAATAATTATCCATGTTCTGATTGTTTTGAATGTAGAAGAAGACATAGGAAAAAAATAGACTGA
- the LOC133792744 gene encoding uncharacterized protein LOC133792744 isoform X6 codes for MVLELLAMTKVMTKLGLGPKLPFGQGALPSSLQGGMSMLSNSSSQNPMGSIMQLATKVPDHASQSLTGYENKSTDSSYTITSSSKNSSIETPFGSMTEKVLSNFLQSPVLKGEGSELNEVDGRQRSENTMLHMVLKHQKVIEELKEENEKLRQILVEELKIPFEKLHTNSSSKNNYPCSDCFECRRRHRKKID; via the exons ATGGTTTTGGAATTG CTAGCCATGACAAAGGTGATGACGAAGTTAGGCCTTGGTCCCAAATTACCTTTTGGTCAAGGTGCTCTTCCAAGTTCATTACAAGGAGGTATGAGCATGCTGAGTAATTCTTCAAGCCAAAATCCAATGGGAAGTATCATGCAGTTGGCAACAAAAGTTCCAGACCACGCTTCTCAAAGTTTGACTGGATATGAAAATAAAAGTACAGATTCAAGTTACACAATTACTTCGTCATCAAAAAACTCTTCAATTGAGACACCCTTTGGTAGTATGACAGAAAAGGTTCTCAGTAATTTTCTACAGAGTCCAGTTTTGAAGGGAGAAGGAAGCGAACTAAATGAAGTG GATGGACGGCAGAGATCAGAAAACACCATGCTACACATG GTATTGAAACACCAGAAAGTAATTGAAGAGTTGAAGGAGGAGAATGAGAAGCTTCGCCAAATACTAGTTGAAGAGCTGAAAATACCGTTTGAAAAGCTGCACACGAATTCTTCAAGTAAAAATAATTATCCATGTTCTGATTGTTTTGAATGTAGAAGAAGACATAGGAAAAAAATAGACTGA
- the LOC133792744 gene encoding uncharacterized protein LOC133792744 isoform X7 has protein sequence MTKVMTKLGLGPKLPFGQGALPSSLQGGMSMLSNSSSQNPMGSIMQLATKVPDHASQSLTGYENKSTDSSYTITSSSKNSSIETPFGSMTEKVLSNFLQSPVLKGEGSELNEVDGRQRSENTMLHMVLKHQKVIEELKEENEKLRQILVEELKIPFEKLHTNSSSKNNYPCSDCFECRRRHRKKID, from the exons ATGACAAAGGTGATGACGAAGTTAGGCCTTGGTCCCAAATTACCTTTTGGTCAAGGTGCTCTTCCAAGTTCATTACAAGGAGGTATGAGCATGCTGAGTAATTCTTCAAGCCAAAATCCAATGGGAAGTATCATGCAGTTGGCAACAAAAGTTCCAGACCACGCTTCTCAAAGTTTGACTGGATATGAAAATAAAAGTACAGATTCAAGTTACACAATTACTTCGTCATCAAAAAACTCTTCAATTGAGACACCCTTTGGTAGTATGACAGAAAAGGTTCTCAGTAATTTTCTACAGAGTCCAGTTTTGAAGGGAGAAGGAAGCGAACTAAATGAAGTG GATGGACGGCAGAGATCAGAAAACACCATGCTACACATG GTATTGAAACACCAGAAAGTAATTGAAGAGTTGAAGGAGGAGAATGAGAAGCTTCGCCAAATACTAGTTGAAGAGCTGAAAATACCGTTTGAAAAGCTGCACACGAATTCTTCAAGTAAAAATAATTATCCATGTTCTGATTGTTTTGAATGTAGAAGAAGACATAGGAAAAAAATAGACTGA